One Ficedula albicollis isolate OC2 chromosome 26, FicAlb1.5, whole genome shotgun sequence DNA segment encodes these proteins:
- the LRRN2 gene encoding leucine-rich repeat neuronal protein 2 → MRGLQPSCLLLCVVAASAMPTVPWRVACPPRCVCQIRPWYTPRSAYREAATVDCNDLFITSVPPELPEGTQTLLLQSNNIARLEQGELGYLRNLSELDLSQNSFSDIWDFGLRNMPQLLSLHLEENQLSQLPDSSFPGLGNLQELYLNHNRLRSIAPRAFAGLGSLLRLHLNSNLLRTLDSRWFQMLPSLEILMVGGNKVDAILDMNFRPLGNLRSLVLAGMQLREISDYALEGLRSLESLSFYDNKLADVPKRALQQVPGLKFLDLNKNPLQRVKQSDFTNMLHLKELGLNNMDELVSIDQFALINLPELTKLDVTNNPKLSFIHPKAFQHLPQLETLMLNNNALSALHRQTVESLPNLQEISIHGNPLRCDCVIRWVNSTRPRVRFIEPQSTLCAEPPDLQRRHIRDVPFREMTEQCLPLISARSIPARLDAEPGDDVALHCRALAEPEPEIYWVTPAGVKLLPFGDGGKFKVHSEGTLEIRGIAAGEAGLYTCVAHNLLGADTRGVHVLVNRSFPLGRAELQLLVLDAQPHHVLLAWRPSLNAVSSNLTWASSLPGSRLGSARIPAGTHSFNITRLRPDTEYRACLRVALVASPVRAACVTARTKEATQGMPWGQGTLVTALLLCLLLLGAAARAGSRREALGGAGAVRVVYPLQPRGHLLAVEVQAAPLEC, encoded by the coding sequence ATGAGAggcctccagcccagctgcctcctgctgtgCGTGGTGGCCGCCAGCGCCATGCCCACGGTGCCCTGGCGGGTGGCGTGTCCCCCGCGCTGCGTCTGCCAGATCCGGCCCTGGTACACGCCGCGCTCCGCCTACCGCGAGGCGGCCACGGTGGATTGCAACGACCTGTTCATCACCTCGGTGCCGCCCGAGCTGCCCGAGGGCACGCagaccctgctgctgcagagcaacaACATcgccaggctggagcagggcgAGCTGGGCTACCTGAGGAACCTGTCCGAGCTGGATCTGTCGCAGAACAGCTTCTCTGACATCTGGGATTTCGGGCTCAGGAATAtgccccagctgctcagctTGCACCTGGAGGAGAatcagctctcccagctgcccGACAGCAGCTTCCCGGGTTTGGGGAACCTTCAGGAGCTCTACCTGAACCACAACCGGCTCCGCAGCATCGCCCCCCGCGCCTTCGCCGGCCTGGGCAGCCTCCTGCGGCTGCACCTCAACTCCAACCTGCTGAGGACGCTGGACAGCCGCTGGTTCCAGatgctgcccagcctggagatCCTCATGGTTGGGGGGAACAAGGTGGACGCCATCCTGGACATGAATTTCCGGCCCCTGGGCAACCTGCGGAGTTTGGTGCTGGCCGGGATGCAGCTGCGGGAGATCTCGGATTACGCCCTGGAAGGGTTGAGGAGCCTGGAGAGCCTCTCCTTCTACGACAACAAGCTGGCAGATGTCCCCAagagggctctgcagcaggtgcCAGGCCTGAAATTCCTGGATCTGAACAAGAACCCGCTGCAGAGGGTCAAGCAGAGCGACTTCACCAACATGCTGCACCTCAAGGAGCTGGGCCTCAACAACATGGACGAGCTGGTGTCCATCGACCAATTCGCCCTCATCAACCTCCCCGAGCTGACCAAGCTGGACGTCACCAACAACCCCAAGCTGTCCTTCATCCACCCCAAGGCCTTCCAGCACCTCCCGCAGCTGGAGACGCTGATGCTCAACAACAACGCCCTAAGTGCCTTGCACCGGCAGACGGTGGAGTCGCTGCCCAACCTGCAGGAGATCAGCATCCACGGCAACCCGCTGCGCTGCGACTGCGTCATCCGCTGGGTCAACAGCACCCGGCCCCGCGTGCGCTTCATCGAGCCGCAGTCCACGCTCTGCGCCGAGCCCCCCGACCTGCAGCGCCGCCACATCCGCGACGTTCCCTTCCGCGAGATGACGGAGCAGTGCCTGCCGCTCATCTCCGCCCGCAGCATCCCGGCGCGCCTGGACGCCGAGCCGGGCGACGACGTGGCGCTGCACTGCCGGGCGCTGGCGGAGCCGGAGCCCGAGATTTATTGGGTGACGCCGGCCGGGGTGAAGCTGCTGCCCTTCGGGGACGGTGGGAAATTCAAGGTGCACTCGGAAGGGACGCTGGAGATCCGCGGCATCGCGGCCGGCGAGGCCGGGCTCTACACGTGCGTGGCTCACAACCTGCTGGGCGCCGACACCCGCGGCGTCCACGTGCTGGTCAACCGCTCCTTCCCGCTGGGCCGGGccgagctgcagctgctggtgctggatgCGCAGCCCCACCACGTCCTGCTGGCCTGGCGGCCGAGCCTCAACGCCGTCTCCTCCAACCTCACCTGGGCCAGCTCGCTGCCGGGCTCGCGGCTGGGCTCGGCCAGGATCCCGGcgggcacccacagcttcaaCATCACCCGGCTGCGCCCCGACACCGAGTACCGGGCGTGTCTGCGCGTCGCCTTGGTGGCATCGCCCGTCAGGGCGGCTTGTGTCACCGCCAGGACTAAAGAGGCCACGCAGGGGATGCCCTGGGGCCAGGGGACGCTGGTGACGgcgctgctgctgtgcctgctgctcctgggggcgGCGGCACGCGCGGGGTCCCGGCGGGAAGCGctcggcggggccggggccgtgcgCGTGGTTTatcccctgcagccccggggACACCTCCTGGCCGTGGAGGTGCAGGCGGCGCCCCTGGAGTGCTGA